One Deltaproteobacteria bacterium DNA segment encodes these proteins:
- a CDS encoding HDIG domain-containing protein, whose product MLTRTEALDLLKNTAPDHLVAHALETEAVLRALADRLGHDVELWGLAGLLHDLDYPQTKDTPERHGLITAE is encoded by the coding sequence CGAAGCCCTGGACCTACTCAAGAATACCGCTCCCGATCACCTTGTCGCCCACGCCCTGGAAACCGAGGCCGTCCTGCGCGCCCTGGCCGACCGTCTGGGACACGACGTCGAACTCTGGGGACTGGCCGGACTGCTGCACGATTTGGATTATCCCCAGACCAAGGACACGCCGGAGCGACACGGCCTGATCACGGCCGAACA